In one Desulfoferula mesophila genomic region, the following are encoded:
- the leuD gene encoding 3-isopropylmalate dehydratase small subunit: MEKFVKLTGVVVPLDMAHVDTDQLVPKQFLKRVERDGYGEVLFYHHRFDENGTLVDEFVLNQPHYQGATILLARENFGSGSSREHAPWALQDYGFRALIAPSFADIFKANCYKIGLLPIEIETALVDDLFKRAESQPGYRLTVDLKAQTVSGPDGFACFFPVDPFRKHCLLEGLDEVGLTLTHEAAIADYEKKHAEPWQAATKGEQ; encoded by the coding sequence ATGGAAAAGTTCGTAAAGCTCACCGGGGTGGTGGTGCCCCTGGACATGGCCCACGTGGACACCGACCAGCTGGTGCCCAAGCAGTTCCTCAAGCGGGTGGAGCGCGACGGCTACGGCGAGGTGCTGTTCTATCACCACCGCTTCGACGAAAACGGGACCCTGGTGGACGAGTTCGTGCTCAACCAGCCCCACTATCAGGGGGCCACCATCCTCCTGGCCCGGGAAAACTTCGGCTCCGGCTCCAGCCGCGAGCACGCCCCCTGGGCCCTGCAGGACTACGGCTTCCGGGCCCTGATCGCCCCCAGCTTCGCCGACATCTTCAAGGCCAACTGCTACAAGATCGGCCTGTTGCCCATTGAGATCGAGACGGCCCTGGTGGACGATTTGTTCAAGCGGGCCGAGTCCCAGCCGGGCTACCGCCTCACCGTGGACCTCAAGGCCCAAACGGTGAGCGGTCCCGACGGCTTCGCCTGCTTCTTCCCGGTGGACCCCTTCCGCAAGCACTGCCTGCTGGAGGGACTGGACGAGGTGGGCCTGACCCTTACCCACGAGGCGGCCATCGCCGACTATGAGAAAAAACACGCCGAGCCCTGGCAGGCGGCGACCAAGGGAGAGCAGTAG
- the leuC gene encoding 3-isopropylmalate dehydratase large subunit codes for MPTLLDKIWDTHLVRSEKDRPDLIYIDKHLVHEVTSPQAFAALRRDGRKVRRPDLTWAVCDHVVPTTHMARPLADEVAETQMTALENNTKDFGIPYFGWDQDRQGVIHVTMPEQGIVLPGNTVVAGDSHTATHGAFGALAFGIGTSEVEHVLATQTLPQTKPPCMAVEVKGELPAGCSAKDLILAIIGQLGNDGATGYAIEYRGPAIAALSMEGRMTLCNMSIEAGARSGMVAPDETTFAWLQGRAYAPTGDDWERAVAYWKTLASDPDAVFDQTVVVDVSALEPMLTWGVNPGQVAGIGGVVPEPASLAPARQKAAADALAYMDLTPGQKLSEVPIDYAFIGSCTNGRLEDLRAAAAVAKGRKVAAGVTAIVVPGSKQVKAQAEAEGLDKIFEEAGFEWRLSGCSMCLAMNPDVLPVGGRCASTSNRNFKDRQGKGGRTHLCSPATAAASAVNGRLSDPREFI; via the coding sequence GTGCCCACGCTGCTGGACAAAATCTGGGACACCCACCTGGTGCGGAGCGAAAAAGACCGCCCGGACCTCATCTATATAGACAAGCACCTGGTGCACGAGGTGACCTCGCCCCAGGCCTTCGCCGCCCTTCGGCGCGACGGCCGCAAGGTGCGCCGGCCCGACCTTACCTGGGCGGTGTGCGACCACGTGGTGCCCACCACCCACATGGCCCGGCCCCTGGCCGACGAGGTGGCCGAGACCCAGATGACCGCCCTGGAGAACAACACCAAGGACTTCGGGATTCCCTACTTCGGTTGGGACCAGGACCGCCAAGGTGTGATCCACGTGACCATGCCCGAGCAGGGCATCGTCCTGCCGGGCAACACCGTGGTGGCCGGCGACAGCCACACCGCCACCCACGGGGCCTTCGGGGCCCTGGCCTTCGGCATCGGCACCAGCGAGGTGGAGCACGTGTTGGCCACCCAGACCCTGCCCCAGACCAAGCCCCCCTGCATGGCCGTGGAGGTAAAGGGCGAGCTGCCCGCCGGGTGCTCGGCCAAGGACCTCATCCTGGCCATCATCGGCCAGCTGGGCAACGACGGGGCCACCGGCTACGCCATCGAATACCGCGGCCCGGCCATCGCCGCCCTGTCCATGGAAGGGCGCATGACCCTGTGCAACATGAGCATCGAGGCCGGGGCCCGCTCGGGCATGGTGGCCCCGGACGAGACCACCTTCGCCTGGCTTCAGGGCCGCGCCTATGCCCCCACGGGCGACGACTGGGAGCGGGCGGTGGCTTATTGGAAGACCCTGGCCAGCGATCCGGACGCCGTGTTCGACCAGACGGTGGTGGTGGACGTAAGCGCCCTGGAGCCCATGCTCACCTGGGGGGTCAACCCCGGCCAGGTGGCGGGCATAGGCGGCGTGGTGCCCGAGCCCGCCTCCCTGGCCCCGGCCCGGCAAAAGGCCGCGGCCGACGCCCTGGCCTACATGGACCTCACCCCCGGCCAGAAGCTGAGCGAGGTGCCCATCGACTACGCCTTTATCGGCTCCTGCACCAACGGCCGCCTGGAAGACCTGCGCGCCGCCGCCGCCGTGGCCAAGGGCCGCAAGGTGGCCGCCGGGGTCACCGCCATCGTTGTGCCCGGCTCCAAGCAGGTGAAGGCCCAGGCCGAGGCCGAGGGCCTGGACAAGATTTTCGAGGAGGCGGGGTTCGAGTGGCGGCTGTCCGGCTGCTCCATGTGCCTGGCCATGAACCCCGACGTGCTGCCCGTGGGCGGCCGCTGCGCCTCCACCAGCAACCGCAACTTCAAGGACCGCCAGGGCAAGGGCGGGCGCACCCATCTGTGCAGCCCGGCCACCGCCGCGGCCAGCGCCGTTAACGGCCGCCTGAGCGACCCCAGGGAGTTCATCTAA
- a CDS encoding GNAT family N-acetyltransferase — protein MDWREIYRKRRMDADQALSRLRSGSSILIGSGCAEPRHLVGALAHRAPSLLDVQVIQAISVAASEYTSEAFADSFTAMRFFVAAAARRAISEGAADYVPLHMSDLPGLISSGRLAVDAVLVQVSPPDEHGWCSLGVSVDVIGEAMDMARLVVAQVNPEMPRTHGDTYVPVSRLDCIVEHTQPLTTFSQTSPDEVALKAARQVARLIPDGATIHAGLGRMAQAVLGELTGRKNLGIHSDALTDAYLPLIESGAVTGSEKGLNPHKIVASFCLGGHKLFSFVHNNPQVILRPTRVVNNPAVIAANHRMFSVHEALEVDLTGQVCTADREGQVYSGMGGVMDFLRGASASPGGQGIVVLPSLRPDGTSRVVFQITPGAGVAVTRAGVRSVATEYGAVYLHGLSLRERAVALIDIAHPNHRDSLLTAARGGGLISQRQVLAPLFTGIYPEKYERRAKLKGGGEVAIRPVKPTDERMVQEFFYSMTDREVYYRFLHATKAFPRKDMQKMVNIDYHHELSLVALSGDFGAERMVGVARYVLGNDGEPEVDFAVASEMQGQGLGRALMGAVLEVARDRGYKVANAYVMPENLASLNILKTMGYAVSGLVSQGVIEMKLHLDQPVSEPQVNLKYDERYSAGQKKDEPLSRI, from the coding sequence TTGGACTGGCGGGAGATCTACCGCAAGCGGCGCATGGACGCCGACCAGGCCCTGAGCCGCCTGCGCTCGGGCAGCAGCATCCTCATCGGCTCGGGCTGCGCCGAGCCCCGCCACCTGGTGGGCGCCCTGGCCCACCGGGCCCCCAGTCTTTTGGACGTACAGGTCATCCAGGCCATCAGCGTGGCCGCCAGCGAATACACCTCCGAGGCCTTTGCCGACAGCTTCACGGCCATGCGCTTTTTCGTGGCCGCCGCCGCCCGCCGGGCCATCAGCGAGGGCGCGGCGGACTACGTGCCCCTGCACATGAGCGATCTGCCCGGCCTGATAAGCTCCGGCCGCCTGGCGGTGGACGCGGTGCTGGTCCAGGTATCGCCGCCCGACGAGCACGGCTGGTGCTCTCTGGGGGTGTCGGTGGACGTCATCGGCGAGGCCATGGACATGGCCCGTCTGGTGGTGGCCCAGGTGAACCCCGAGATGCCCCGCACCCACGGCGACACCTACGTGCCGGTGAGCCGCCTGGACTGCATCGTGGAGCACACCCAGCCCCTGACCACCTTCAGCCAGACCAGCCCCGACGAGGTGGCCCTCAAGGCCGCCCGCCAGGTGGCCCGGCTCATTCCCGACGGGGCCACCATCCACGCCGGGCTGGGGCGCATGGCCCAGGCGGTGCTGGGCGAGCTGACCGGCCGCAAAAACCTGGGCATCCACAGCGACGCCCTCACCGACGCCTATCTGCCGCTCATCGAAAGCGGCGCGGTGACCGGCTCGGAAAAGGGGCTCAACCCCCACAAGATCGTGGCCTCCTTCTGCCTGGGGGGGCACAAGCTCTTCAGCTTCGTGCACAACAACCCCCAGGTGATCCTGCGGCCCACCCGGGTGGTCAACAACCCGGCGGTGATCGCGGCCAACCACCGCATGTTCAGCGTGCACGAGGCCCTGGAGGTGGACCTCACCGGCCAGGTGTGCACCGCCGACCGCGAGGGCCAGGTCTATTCCGGCATGGGCGGGGTGATGGACTTTTTGCGCGGGGCCTCGGCCAGCCCCGGCGGCCAGGGCATCGTGGTGCTGCCCTCGCTGCGCCCCGATGGCACCAGCCGGGTGGTCTTCCAGATCACCCCGGGGGCGGGGGTGGCCGTGACCCGGGCCGGGGTGCGCAGCGTGGCCACCGAGTACGGCGCGGTGTATCTGCACGGCCTGTCCTTGCGCGAGCGGGCGGTGGCCCTGATCGACATCGCCCACCCCAACCACCGCGACTCCCTGCTGACCGCCGCCCGCGGCGGCGGGCTCATCAGCCAGCGCCAGGTGCTGGCCCCGCTTTTCACCGGGATCTATCCCGAGAAGTACGAGCGCCGGGCAAAGCTCAAGGGCGGCGGCGAGGTGGCGATACGGCCGGTGAAGCCCACCGACGAGCGCATGGTGCAGGAGTTCTTCTACTCCATGACCGACCGCGAGGTGTACTACCGCTTCTTGCACGCCACCAAGGCCTTCCCCCGCAAGGACATGCAAAAGATGGTCAACATCGACTATCACCATGAGCTGTCCTTGGTGGCCCTGAGCGGTGATTTCGGGGCCGAGCGCATGGTGGGGGTGGCCCGCTACGTGCTGGGCAACGACGGCGAGCCGGAGGTGGACTTCGCGGTGGCCAGCGAGATGCAGGGCCAGGGCCTGGGCCGGGCCCTCATGGGCGCGGTGTTGGAGGTGGCCCGCGACCGGGGCTACAAGGTGGCCAACGCCTACGTGATGCCCGAAAATCTGGCCAGCCTGAACATCCTTAAGACCATGGGCTACGCGGTGAGCGGCCTGGTGAGCCAGGGGGTCATCGAGATGAAGCTGCACCTGGACCAGCCGGTGAGCGAGCCCCAGGTGAACCTCAAGTACGACGAGCGCTATAGCGCCGGGCAGAAGAAGGACGAGCCTTTGAGCCGTATCTAA
- a CDS encoding AEC family transporter, with amino-acid sequence MSQILDNVLPVFVLMALGRLVMARGWAPASFFTISDKLTYFIFFPALLFLKIGSAGAELSAPPALISAVLASVAVVWLLSLVYARLAGVNPFQAGTFSQVSYRFNTYVGMAVILSAFGEEGVARFGIIISMAIPFINLLAVSTLVWYSQASYSGAQKAKLAFKALLANPLILSCLAGIAWAHSGLELPLFLRRSLALAGGLSLPLALLSIGGSLALDKLKGRLALSLLSCLLKLVVLPLVGWGLLSLAGVQGLSLAVAMVFLALPTATSAYILSTQMKSDADLAGAAIVLTTLVSFFSLSAVLMIFA; translated from the coding sequence GTGAGCCAGATATTGGACAACGTGCTGCCGGTGTTCGTGCTCATGGCCCTGGGCCGCCTGGTCATGGCCAGGGGCTGGGCTCCGGCCAGCTTTTTCACCATCTCGGACAAGCTCACCTATTTCATCTTTTTCCCGGCCCTGCTCTTTCTCAAGATAGGTTCGGCCGGGGCGGAGCTTAGCGCCCCCCCGGCCCTCATTTCCGCGGTGCTGGCCTCGGTGGCCGTGGTCTGGCTCCTGAGCCTGGTCTACGCCCGCCTGGCCGGGGTGAACCCTTTTCAGGCCGGCACCTTCAGCCAGGTCAGCTATCGCTTCAACACCTATGTGGGCATGGCGGTGATCTTAAGCGCCTTCGGCGAGGAGGGGGTGGCCCGCTTCGGCATCATCATCTCCATGGCCATTCCCTTCATCAACCTGTTGGCCGTCTCCACCCTGGTGTGGTATTCCCAGGCCTCTTACAGCGGGGCCCAAAAGGCCAAGCTGGCCTTCAAGGCGCTCCTGGCCAATCCCCTGATCCTGTCGTGCCTGGCGGGCATCGCCTGGGCCCACTCCGGCCTGGAGCTGCCGCTTTTCCTGCGGCGCTCCCTGGCCTTGGCCGGAGGGCTCAGCCTGCCCCTGGCCCTGTTGTCCATCGGCGGCTCCCTGGCCCTGGACAAGCTCAAGGGCCGGTTGGCGCTCAGCCTGTTGTCGTGCCTGTTGAAGCTGGTGGTGCTGCCCCTGGTGGGCTGGGGCCTGTTGTCGTTGGCCGGGGTGCAGGGCCTGTCCCTGGCCGTGGCCATGGTCTTTTTGGCCCTGCCCACGGCCACCAGCGCCTATATCCTATCCACCCAGATGAAATCCGACGCCGACCTGGCCGGGGCGGCCATCGTGTTGACCACCCTGGTCAGCTTTTTCAGTCTTTCGGCGGTGTTGATGATCTTTGCCTAG
- the ilvC gene encoding ketol-acid reductoisomerase, which translates to MSVNIYYENDTNPKLLADKRICVLGYGSQGNAHSRNLADSGLNVVVGLREGSKTFDKVKSQGLEPVEITAAIKSADIICFLLPDTAQPAVYKQYVEPNIKPGAAMLFAHGFNLHYGQIIPKPENDVIMVAPKGPGKLVRDLYEQGQGVPCLCAVAQDASGQAKDLALAYAWGIGGARAGVIETTFEEETETDLFGEQAVLCGGLSALMKAGFETLVEAGYAPEMAYFECIHETKLIIDLIYQGGLKKMRHFISETAKYGDITRGPRVVPPEAKQEMRRILDEIQDGRFAREWVLENQANLPVYHALLRKDEKHQMEQVGAQLRGMMKWLGE; encoded by the coding sequence CTACGGCAGCCAGGGCAACGCCCACTCCCGCAACTTGGCCGACAGCGGCCTCAACGTGGTGGTGGGCCTGCGCGAGGGCAGCAAGACCTTCGACAAGGTCAAGTCCCAGGGCCTGGAGCCCGTGGAGATAACCGCGGCGATCAAGAGCGCGGACATCATCTGCTTCCTGCTGCCCGACACCGCCCAGCCGGCGGTCTACAAGCAGTACGTGGAGCCCAACATCAAGCCCGGCGCGGCCATGCTTTTCGCCCACGGCTTCAACCTGCACTACGGCCAGATCATCCCCAAGCCGGAAAACGACGTGATCATGGTGGCCCCCAAGGGCCCCGGCAAGCTGGTGCGCGACCTGTATGAGCAGGGTCAGGGCGTGCCCTGCCTGTGCGCCGTGGCCCAGGACGCCTCGGGCCAGGCCAAGGATTTGGCGCTGGCCTATGCCTGGGGCATCGGCGGCGCCCGTGCCGGGGTCATCGAGACCACCTTCGAGGAAGAGACCGAGACCGACCTGTTCGGCGAGCAGGCCGTCTTGTGCGGCGGCCTGAGCGCCCTGATGAAGGCCGGCTTCGAGACCCTGGTGGAGGCGGGCTACGCCCCGGAGATGGCCTACTTCGAGTGCATCCACGAGACCAAGCTGATCATCGACCTGATCTACCAGGGCGGCCTCAAGAAGATGCGCCACTTCATCTCCGAGACCGCCAAGTACGGCGACATCACCCGCGGCCCCCGCGTGGTTCCCCCCGAGGCCAAGCAGGAGATGCGCCGCATCCTGGACGAGATTCAGGACGGCCGCTTCGCCCGCGAGTGGGTGCTGGAGAACCAGGCCAACCTTCCCGTGTATCACGCCTTGCTGCGCAAGGACGAGAAGCACCAGATGGAACAGGTCGGCGCCCAGCTGCGCGGCATGATGAAGTGGCTCGGCGAGTAA
- a CDS encoding sulfotransferase domain-containing protein yields the protein MIPDFLVIGAQRSGTTSLFQVMRRHPEIFMPDVKEVNFFFHDNHYRRGVDYYRSVFAEAPARAQAVGEASPGYICKPGVARRIHEMLPTVKLIAVLRNPVDRAYSQYWDNRRFLAEPLSFEQAMEVALTPEYRHGERGYFSRGVYIEQLESYLEWFEREQLLVLVFEDLKQDPEATFERCFEFLGVDPGFRCPEMTRASNSAMTWDNPLHAFFLEHNRYQRYVPKHWIKQVCRGPLVKRRYSPMSAEARERLLAFYGPYNRRLEEFLGRKLPAWER from the coding sequence ATGATTCCTGATTTTCTGGTCATCGGAGCCCAACGCAGCGGCACCACTTCGCTTTTCCAGGTGATGCGCCGCCACCCCGAAATATTCATGCCCGACGTCAAGGAAGTGAACTTTTTCTTCCACGACAACCATTACCGCCGAGGGGTGGATTACTATCGCTCGGTCTTCGCCGAGGCCCCGGCCCGGGCCCAGGCGGTGGGCGAGGCCTCGCCGGGCTATATCTGCAAGCCGGGCGTGGCCCGGCGCATCCACGAGATGCTGCCCACGGTGAAGCTCATCGCGGTGCTGCGCAACCCGGTGGACCGCGCCTATTCCCAGTATTGGGACAACCGCCGCTTTCTGGCCGAGCCCCTTTCCTTTGAGCAGGCCATGGAGGTGGCCCTCACCCCGGAGTACCGTCATGGAGAGCGGGGCTATTTCAGCCGGGGGGTGTACATCGAGCAGCTGGAGAGCTATCTGGAGTGGTTTGAGCGCGAGCAGCTTCTGGTGCTGGTTTTCGAGGACCTGAAGCAAGACCCGGAGGCGACGTTCGAGCGCTGCTTCGAGTTCCTGGGGGTGGATCCCGGTTTCCGCTGCCCCGAGATGACCAGGGCCTCCAATTCCGCCATGACCTGGGACAACCCGCTGCACGCCTTTTTCCTGGAGCACAACCGCTATCAAAGGTACGTGCCCAAGCACTGGATCAAGCAGGTCTGCCGGGGGCCCTTGGTCAAGCGCCGCTACTCGCCCATGAGCGCGGAGGCCAGGGAACGCCTGCTGGCCTTCTATGGCCCCTACAACCGCCGTTTGGAGGAGTTCCTGGGCCGCAAGCTGCCCGCTTGGGAGCGCTGA
- a CDS encoding class I SAM-dependent methyltransferase encodes MQEGKPSRTALRVATLRAAHQLLDHPKVLDDPIALDILGPERAGALRANPQIAETSPISPYLRGFVAARSRLAEDELARAVGRGVSQYVVLGAGLDTFALRNPHPPEALRVFEVDFPATQAWKWELMAQAGLRAPEGLTYVPLDFHQQTLAQGLARAGHDPAKPSFFSWLGVVPYLEPEAVMATLGHIASGPAGGGVVFDYILDPAGLGPRERRVREAIGAFTKAAGEPLRSAFQPAALTRELAALGFGQVSDLDSAALNDRYFGGREDGLRVGGASHLMVAWV; translated from the coding sequence ATGCAGGAAGGCAAACCCAGCCGAACCGCCCTCAGGGTGGCCACCCTTCGGGCGGCCCACCAGCTTTTGGACCACCCCAAGGTCCTGGACGATCCCATAGCCCTGGATATCCTGGGCCCGGAGCGGGCCGGGGCCCTCAGGGCCAATCCCCAGATCGCCGAGACCTCGCCCATCTCGCCCTATCTGCGGGGCTTCGTGGCGGCGCGCAGCCGCCTGGCCGAGGACGAGCTGGCCCGGGCGGTGGGCCGGGGGGTGAGCCAATACGTGGTGCTGGGGGCCGGGCTGGACACCTTCGCCCTGCGCAACCCTCACCCGCCCGAGGCCCTGCGGGTGTTTGAGGTGGACTTTCCCGCCACCCAGGCCTGGAAGTGGGAGCTGATGGCCCAGGCGGGCCTGAGAGCCCCGGAGGGCCTCACCTACGTGCCCCTGGATTTTCACCAGCAGACCCTGGCCCAAGGCCTGGCCCGGGCGGGCCACGACCCGGCCAAGCCCAGCTTTTTCTCCTGGCTGGGGGTGGTGCCCTACCTGGAGCCCGAGGCGGTGATGGCCACCCTGGGCCACATCGCCTCCGGCCCGGCGGGTGGCGGGGTGGTGTTCGACTACATCCTGGACCCGGCAGGCCTGGGCCCTCGGGAGCGCCGGGTGCGCGAGGCCATCGGGGCCTTTACCAAGGCCGCCGGCGAGCCGCTGCGCTCGGCGTTCCAGCCCGCCGCGCTGACCCGGGAGCTGGCCGCCCTGGGTTTCGGCCAGGTCTCCGACCTGGACTCGGCCGCCCTCAACGATAGGTACTTCGGCGGCCGGGAGGATGGCCTCAGGGTCGGCGGGGCTTCGCACCTCATGGTGGCCTGGGTATAG
- the budA gene encoding acetolactate decarboxylase has translation MRAGRLAAALLISLILALPALAGGPGRETLYQVSLLDALLAGDYYGSMSVGELLTHGDLGLGTFQDLDGEMVVSGGVAYRIDMQGLPHAMAPATLTPFAQVTFFDPDLTLTPPAGLDFAGLKKWLAARLPSPNLFYALRVTGRFAAVKARSVPAQKPPYPPLLDVVKHQAVFDWTQVDGELVGFISPAYAKGTGAPGWHLHFLSADKTKGGHLLAATLGQVKVEVDLTPNLSIALPTSGPFLSMDLERDREKALHAVEQGKK, from the coding sequence ATGCGCGCGGGACGCCTGGCCGCCGCCCTGTTAATTAGCCTCATCCTGGCCCTGCCCGCCCTGGCCGGCGGGCCGGGCCGGGAAACCTTGTACCAGGTCTCGCTCTTGGACGCCCTGCTGGCCGGGGACTACTACGGCTCGATGAGCGTGGGCGAGTTGCTCACCCACGGCGACCTGGGCCTGGGCACCTTCCAAGACCTGGACGGCGAGATGGTGGTGAGCGGCGGGGTGGCCTATCGCATCGACATGCAGGGCCTGCCCCACGCCATGGCCCCCGCGACCCTGACCCCCTTCGCCCAGGTTACCTTCTTCGACCCGGACCTTACCCTCACCCCCCCGGCGGGCCTGGACTTCGCGGGCCTCAAGAAGTGGCTGGCCGCGCGCCTGCCCAGCCCCAACCTGTTCTACGCCCTGCGGGTGACCGGGCGCTTCGCGGCCGTCAAGGCCCGCAGCGTGCCCGCCCAGAAACCGCCCTACCCTCCGCTGCTGGATGTAGTCAAGCACCAGGCGGTGTTCGACTGGACCCAGGTGGACGGCGAGCTGGTGGGCTTTATCTCCCCGGCCTATGCCAAGGGCACCGGCGCGCCGGGCTGGCATCTGCACTTTCTGAGCGCCGACAAGACCAAGGGCGGGCACCTGCTGGCCGCCACCCTGGGCCAGGTCAAGGTGGAGGTGGACCTCACCCCCAACCTGAGCATCGCCCTGCCCACCTCGGGGCCCTTCCTCAGCATGGACCTGGAGCGGGATAGGGAGAAGGCCCTGCACGCGGTGGAGCAGGGCAAGAAGTAG
- a CDS encoding tetratricopeptide repeat protein, giving the protein MKVWLLVLVLGLACCQASGPALAAKPAAPEPARSDVSARNAVDKGWTYFDRGDLRRALRLFHQAAQAVPTFAPAYFGQAFVYSRQQRWDLAETNYLKTLELDPDFAEAYGNLAVVYWSQGKAPQAAPFVRRSLELAPQDPMVHENAAYYYFAVANYQASWRHLEQARKLGARPDPAFVRDLRAKMSN; this is encoded by the coding sequence ATGAAGGTGTGGTTGCTGGTTTTGGTTCTGGGTTTGGCCTGCTGCCAAGCCTCTGGCCCGGCCCTGGCCGCCAAGCCGGCGGCGCCGGAGCCCGCGCGGTCCGACGTTTCGGCCCGCAACGCGGTGGACAAGGGCTGGACCTACTTTGACCGGGGCGATCTGCGCAGGGCGCTGCGCCTTTTCCATCAGGCCGCCCAGGCCGTCCCCACCTTTGCCCCCGCCTATTTCGGCCAGGCCTTTGTCTATTCCCGGCAACAGCGCTGGGACCTGGCCGAGACCAACTACCTCAAGACCCTGGAGCTGGACCCCGACTTTGCCGAGGCCTACGGCAACCTGGCCGTGGTGTATTGGTCCCAGGGTAAGGCGCCCCAGGCCGCGCCCTTTGTGCGCCGCTCCTTGGAGCTGGCCCCCCAGGACCCCATGGTGCATGAAAACGCGGCTTACTATTACTTTGCCGTGGCCAACTACCAGGCCTCCTGGCGCCACCTGGAGCAAGCCCGCAAGCTGGGGGCCCGCCCGGACCCCGCCTTTGTGCGGGACCTGCGGGCCAAGATGTCCAACTAG
- a CDS encoding isocitrate/isopropylmalate dehydrogenase family protein, with protein sequence MSKQHEIAVIGGDGVGPEVTEAALAVLEATGAPFNFTHYQAGDGTLEATGVALPQETLDGAMKSEAVLFGAAGACAAQVILRLRAELKAWANLRPSKAYQGVPCLRPETDMMIVRENSEGMYFGGEDEPEPGKATATRIITDHASYRIARCAFEFAIQAGYGKVTAVHKVNVLKKTDTVFLEACRRAAKEFPQVAYEEALVDSVAMRMVLKPEDFQVIVTTNLFGDILSDLAAGLIGGLGMCPSANLGDGPALFEPVHGTAPDIAGQGKANPTAAILCAAMLLRHLGYTDKADAVEAAVAACLAQGQTTGDLGGPLGTMGMAQAVIERLGE encoded by the coding sequence GTGAGCAAGCAGCATGAGATAGCCGTGATCGGCGGCGACGGCGTAGGGCCCGAGGTAACCGAGGCCGCCTTGGCCGTACTGGAGGCCACCGGCGCTCCGTTCAACTTCACCCACTACCAGGCCGGCGACGGCACCCTGGAGGCCACCGGGGTGGCCCTGCCCCAGGAGACCCTGGACGGGGCGATGAAGTCCGAGGCGGTGCTCTTCGGCGCGGCCGGGGCCTGCGCGGCCCAGGTGATCCTGCGCTTGAGGGCCGAGCTCAAGGCCTGGGCCAACCTGCGCCCCAGCAAGGCCTACCAGGGAGTGCCCTGCCTGCGCCCCGAGACCGACATGATGATCGTGCGGGAAAACAGCGAGGGCATGTACTTCGGCGGCGAGGACGAGCCCGAGCCGGGCAAGGCCACCGCCACCCGCATCATTACCGACCATGCCTCCTATCGCATCGCCCGCTGCGCCTTCGAGTTCGCCATCCAGGCCGGCTACGGCAAGGTGACCGCCGTGCACAAGGTCAACGTGCTCAAGAAGACCGACACGGTGTTCCTGGAGGCCTGCCGCCGGGCGGCCAAGGAGTTCCCCCAGGTGGCCTACGAGGAGGCCCTGGTGGACTCGGTGGCCATGCGCATGGTGCTCAAGCCCGAGGACTTCCAGGTGATCGTCACCACCAACCTGTTCGGCGACATTCTGAGCGACCTGGCCGCCGGGCTCATCGGCGGCCTGGGCATGTGCCCCAGCGCCAACCTGGGCGACGGCCCGGCCCTGTTCGAGCCGGTGCACGGCACCGCCCCGGACATCGCGGGCCAGGGCAAGGCCAACCCCACGGCGGCCATCCTCTGCGCGGCCATGCTGCTTCGGCACCTGGGCTACACCGACAAGGCCGACGCAGTGGAGGCGGCGGTGGCCGCCTGCCTGGCCCAGGGCCAGACCACCGGCGACCTGGGCGGCCCCCTGGGCACCATGGGCATGGCCCAGGCGGTAATCGAGCGCCTGGGCGAGTAG